One part of the Triplophysa rosa linkage group LG5, Trosa_1v2, whole genome shotgun sequence genome encodes these proteins:
- the faim2a gene encoding protein lifeguard 2a, producing the protein MSLPAAPPSYAEATAGDKEHGTGNLNYASQPPPMPPLSLPMHPNWAYVHPGPSPGYSNPYAADMSSPFSDPSSSSSFDGLNGSNWEDKNIRRMFIRKVFCILMVQLMVTFGVVSLFTFCEPVRKFVQYNRVFYLTSYMTFMGTYLMLVCSTNARRRYPTNMCLLGIFTLAMSYMAGMLASYHNTKVVMMCVGITALVCLAITLFCFQSRVDFTTCHGLLFSLMMVLMITGLLLFFTAPFGYIPWLHTAYAGFGALVFTLFLAFDMQLLIGNRRYSLNPEEHVFGAICLYMDVIYIFLFFLQLFGSRE; encoded by the exons ATGAGTTTGCCAGCTGCACCACCCAGCTATGCCGAAGCCACGGCAGGCGATAAAGAACACGGAACTGGAAACCTAAATTATGCCAGTCAGCCGCCCCCAATGCCGCCTCTATCCCTGCCCATGCATCCCAACTGGGCTTACGTGCATCCTGGCCCCA GTCCGGGGTATTCAAATCCTTACGCTGCGGACATGTCCTCGCCCTTCTCTGATCCCAGCTCCAGCAGTAGCTTTGATGGCTTGAATGGGAGCAACTGGGAGGACAAGAATATCCGCCGCATGTTCATCAGAAAG gTCTTCTGTATCCTCATGGTTCAGCTGATGGTCACATTTGGTGTGGTGTCACTCTTCACATTTTG TGAGCCAGTCCGGAAGTTTGTCCAGTACAATCGGGTGTTTTATCTAACCTCATA CATGACTTTCATGGGAACCTACCTGATGCTTGTATGCAGCACAAATGCACG GCGAAGATACCCTACCAACATGTGTCTCCTTGGCATTTTT ACTTTGGCAATGTCCTATATGGCAGGCATGCTTGCGAG CTATCATAATACCAAAGTGGTGATGATGTGTGTGGGCATCACAGCCCTGGTGTGTCTGGCCATCACGCTCTTCTGTTTTCAGTCCAGG GTTGACTTCACCACCTGTCATGGATTACTCTTCTCCCTCATGATGGTGCTAATGATAACTGGCCTTCTGCTTTTCTTCACAGCTCCGTTCGGATAT ATACCTTGGCTGCACACTGCTTATGCCGGATTTGGTGCTCTGGTGTTCACCCTG tTTTTGGCGTTTGACATGCAGCTGTTGATTGGGAACAGGCGGTACTCTCTGAATCCAGAGGAGCACGTGTTCGGAGCCATCTGCCTCTACATGGACGTCATCTACATATTCCTCTTTTTCCTTCAGCTCTTTGGAAGCCGTGAGTGA